In a genomic window of Candidatus Competibacteraceae bacterium:
- a CDS encoding FAD-dependent oxidoreductase, with translation MSASRAAAVVVGVEVNGLGVLRSLALGDVPLIAADANPRQPAMRTRHGRKLGLRALTGSELVEDLLALARSLDQRPVLFLTRDDTVKTISAHRETLAPHYRFQLPPPAITTALNTKAGFQALAQQGNFPVPPGVHVTGEADLPKLAALPYPCALKPGERNAAYDRQFAKAYRIDSFAEAKDLCQRILPVMPDLLLQQWIEGSDDALYFVLQYHPGGGRPPLSFTGRKIRSWPACIGVAARCGPAPEMAAELEPVTTRFFQSCQLEGWAAMEYKRDARDGRFVMIEPSAGRSEMLGEIATLNGTNLALAAYHWLIGEEPPPPTARSRTLWRRDWLADTAAARAQPEIGLWSSADAPVMDGFWRRDDPLPALYAYPHRALGAVWRRLTGRS, from the coding sequence GTGAGTGCTTCCCGTGCCGCTGCCGTGGTCGTCGGCGTCGAAGTCAACGGCCTCGGCGTCCTGCGCAGTCTGGCGTTGGGCGATGTGCCGCTGATCGCCGCCGACGCCAATCCGCGCCAGCCCGCCATGCGTACCCGGCACGGCCGCAAGCTGGGGCTGCGCGCCTTGACAGGTTCTGAATTAGTGGAGGATCTGCTCGCCCTGGCGCGGAGCCTGGACCAACGCCCGGTGCTGTTCCTCACGCGCGATGACACGGTCAAGACCATCTCGGCGCATCGCGAAACCTTAGCCCCGCATTATCGGTTCCAGTTGCCGCCGCCGGCTATCACCACCGCGCTGAACACCAAAGCTGGTTTTCAAGCGCTCGCCCAACAGGGCAACTTTCCCGTTCCGCCCGGCGTCCATGTCACCGGCGAAGCCGATCTGCCAAAGCTGGCCGCGTTGCCCTACCCCTGCGCGCTCAAGCCCGGCGAGCGCAACGCGGCTTACGATCGCCAGTTCGCCAAGGCGTATCGAATCGACTCGTTTGCCGAGGCGAAAGACCTTTGCCAGCGGATTCTGCCGGTGATGCCCGATTTGCTCTTGCAGCAGTGGATAGAAGGTAGCGATGACGCGCTTTACTTCGTGCTGCAATACCATCCGGGCGGCGGCCGGCCGCCGCTGTCGTTCACCGGGCGTAAGATTCGCTCGTGGCCGGCGTGCATCGGGGTCGCGGCTCGCTGTGGTCCCGCGCCAGAAATGGCCGCCGAACTGGAACCGGTGACGACGCGGTTTTTTCAGTCTTGCCAGTTGGAGGGTTGGGCGGCCATGGAATACAAACGGGATGCGCGCGATGGCCGTTTCGTAATGATCGAGCCTTCGGCGGGGCGTTCCGAGATGCTGGGTGAAATCGCCACCCTGAACGGCACCAATCTAGCGCTGGCCGCTTATCACTGGCTGATTGGCGAGGAGCCGCCGCCGCCGACAGCGCGATCCCGCACCCTGTGGCGGCGCGACTGGCTGGCCGACACCGCCGCCGCGCGCGCCCAGCCGGAAATCGGGCTTTGGTCGTCGGCGGACGCCCCCGTGATGGACGGCTTCTGGCGGCGCGACGATCCGCTGCCGGCGCTGTACGCATACCCGCATCGCGCGCTAGGCGCGGTGTGGCGTCGGCTGACTGGCCGGAGCTAA
- a CDS encoding efflux RND transporter periplasmic adaptor subunit produces MSELPVRRSFWPILALLALALIGSAAWFVNRSLSQPSEQPKRAENPTGATSALRPALTVTAEAPKRMVLAEQLAANGDIAPWQEASIGADVNGLRLAQVRVDVGDHVQKGQVLAVFDADLVEADRAQARAGLAEAEAALIDASGNADRARAIAPSGAMSKQQVNQYLTAEKTAQARVKAARALVESQDLRLKHTQVLAPDAGVISARNATVGAVAASGAELFRLVLRGRLEWRAEVTAADLARLKPGLRARVTLPGGSETQGTLRQLAPTVDPKTRYAIAYVDLPAGSAARAGMFAQGVFELGETGALTVPQEAVVMRDGFAHVLVVGADRRLSLKRVQTGRMVENRIEIKEGLLPDQTVAVRGAAFLNDGDLVQVSAEGSTTNSVNVPSANR; encoded by the coding sequence ATGTCTGAATTGCCTGTCCGCCGTTCTTTCTGGCCCATTCTCGCCCTGCTCGCGCTCGCGCTGATCGGGAGTGCGGCCTGGTTTGTCAACCGCTCGCTATCTCAACCCTCGGAACAGCCAAAGCGCGCCGAAAACCCCACAGGGGCCACCAGCGCCCTCCGTCCAGCGCTCACCGTCACCGCAGAAGCGCCGAAGCGGATGGTCTTGGCCGAACAGCTTGCGGCCAACGGCGACATCGCCCCGTGGCAAGAGGCTAGCATCGGCGCGGATGTCAACGGCTTGCGTCTGGCGCAGGTGCGGGTGGATGTCGGCGATCACGTGCAAAAGGGCCAAGTGCTGGCCGTGTTCGACGCCGATCTAGTGGAAGCGGATCGGGCGCAGGCGCGCGCCGGTCTGGCGGAGGCGGAAGCGGCTTTAATCGACGCCAGCGGCAACGCCGACCGGGCGCGGGCGATTGCCCCCAGCGGCGCGATGAGCAAGCAACAGGTCAACCAATACCTGACGGCGGAAAAAACCGCCCAAGCCCGCGTCAAAGCGGCGCGCGCCTTGGTCGAAAGCCAGGATTTACGGCTCAAGCATACCCAGGTGTTAGCGCCGGATGCCGGGGTGATCTCGGCCCGCAACGCCACGGTGGGCGCGGTCGCCGCTTCCGGCGCGGAATTATTCCGGCTGGTGCTGCGCGGGCGGCTGGAATGGCGGGCGGAGGTCACCGCCGCCGATTTGGCGCGTCTAAAACCGGGTCTGCGCGCTCGGGTGACCTTGCCGGGCGGAAGCGAGACGCAAGGCACGCTGCGCCAACTGGCCCCGACGGTCGATCCCAAAACCCGCTATGCCATCGCGTATGTCGATCTGCCCGCCGGCTCGGCGGCGCGGGCCGGCATGTTTGCCCAGGGCGTTTTTGAATTGGGCGAGACCGGGGCGTTGACCGTTCCACAAGAGGCGGTGGTGATGCGCGATGGCTTCGCCCATGTATTGGTCGTCGGCGCGGATCGGCGGCTCAGCCTCAAGCGGGTGCAAACCGGGCGGATGGTGGAAAATCGAATCGAGATTAAGGAAGGTCTGCTGCCGGATCAGACGGTGGCGGTGCGCGGCGCGGCGTTCCTCAACGACGGGGATTTGGTGCAGGTCAGCGCGGAGGGTTCTACAACGAACTCTGTTAATGTCCCCTCAGCAAATCGTTAA
- a CDS encoding type II toxin-antitoxin system RelE/ParE family toxin, with protein MLTTVTELPEYIRRSTDLLSETERQLVINYLAAHPCSGNVMEGTGGIRKLRWGRGSRGKSGGVRIIYYYHSAAIPLYLLTIFGKNERANLSKAERNDLAKLVDALVGLALEKS; from the coding sequence ATGCTTACCACAGTCACCGAATTGCCGGAGTACATCCGTCGCTCAACTGATCTTCTCAGCGAAACGGAGCGGCAATTAGTCATCAACTACCTTGCGGCTCATCCCTGTTCTGGAAATGTTATGGAGGGAACCGGCGGAATTCGAAAGCTTCGATGGGGTCGTGGAAGCCGGGGGAAGAGTGGCGGAGTCCGCATCATCTACTATTACCACAGTGCAGCTATTCCACTCTATCTGCTCACTATTTTTGGAAAGAATGAACGAGCTAACCTATCGAAGGCAGAACGAAACGATCTCGCTAAACTGGTTGATGCGCTCGTCGGGCTTGCATTGGAGAAATCATAA
- a CDS encoding helix-turn-helix domain-containing protein — MSKAYETIAQGLKEAIALNEGKSITVQVHRPEKIDVAQLRHSLGLTQAEFAAKFCISLATLRHWERGDRKPHGPALALLHVVAKEPQAVLRALA; from the coding sequence ATGTCTAAGGCGTACGAAACCATTGCCCAAGGGTTAAAAGAAGCTATTGCTCTCAATGAGGGCAAATCGATCACGGTTCAGGTACATCGTCCAGAAAAAATCGATGTTGCCCAGTTGCGGCATAGTCTGGGCCTGACTCAGGCCGAATTTGCGGCCAAATTCTGTATTAGTCTGGCCACCCTTCGCCATTGGGAGCGCGGTGATCGTAAACCGCATGGTCCGGCACTGGCGTTGCTGCATGTGGTGGCCAAAGAGCCGCAAGCCGTGCTCCGTGCTCTGGCCTGA
- a CDS encoding SAM-dependent DNA methyltransferase, whose translation MLTGEIRNQVDQIWNAFWSGGVSNPLSVIEQITYLLFIKRLDDLQTLEENKAQTLGLPLERRIFPQGADEKGCPYADLRWSHFKHFEPRRMMTVVDEHVFPFLRALGVEGSSYDRHMRDARLGFSNAGLLARAVEMLDKIPMEDRDTKGDVYEYMLGKIATAGQNGQFRTPRHIIQLMVEMAAPTPEEVICDPAAGTCGFLVAAGEYLRRCHPGLFRNEKQRRHFHQGLFHGFDFDPTMLRIGAMNMTLHGVENANVTNRDSLAQDHAADAGAYSLVLANPPFAGSLDYESTAKDLQQIVKTKKTELLFLALFLRLLKVGGRAAVIVPDGVLFGSSKAHRELRRMLVEEHKLDAVVKLPSGVFRPYAGVSTAILLFTKTGVGGTDQVWFYDLQADGFSLDDKRNPLLPAEKLGPIPTEALSVEEHVKNNLPDVLARWRQRAGSERENPRTGQSFCVPKAEIAATGGYDLSLNRYREVEHEEQNHDAPADIIRELREIEEEILKGLKQIEEILG comes from the coding sequence GTGCTGACCGGTGAAATTCGTAATCAGGTCGATCAAATCTGGAATGCGTTTTGGTCGGGCGGGGTTTCCAATCCGCTTTCGGTGATCGAGCAGATTACTTACCTGCTGTTCATCAAGCGGCTGGATGATCTTCAGACGCTGGAGGAGAACAAGGCGCAAACGCTCGGCCTTCCTTTGGAGCGGCGCATTTTCCCACAAGGCGCGGACGAGAAGGGCTGCCCTTACGCCGATTTGCGTTGGTCGCATTTCAAACATTTCGAGCCGCGCCGGATGATGACGGTGGTGGATGAACACGTCTTTCCCTTTCTGCGCGCTCTGGGCGTGGAGGGATCGAGCTACGACCGTCACATGCGGGATGCCCGGCTTGGTTTTAGCAATGCGGGCCTGCTCGCCAGGGCGGTGGAGATGCTGGATAAAATCCCGATGGAGGATCGGGACACCAAGGGCGACGTTTACGAGTACATGCTCGGCAAAATCGCCACCGCCGGGCAGAACGGTCAATTCCGCACCCCGCGCCATATCATTCAGTTGATGGTGGAGATGGCGGCTCCGACGCCGGAGGAGGTGATTTGCGATCCGGCGGCGGGGACGTGCGGTTTTTTGGTGGCGGCGGGCGAGTATTTGCGCCGCTGCCATCCGGGGTTGTTCCGCAACGAGAAGCAGCGCCGCCATTTTCATCAGGGCTTGTTTCACGGTTTCGATTTCGATCCGACCATGTTGCGGATCGGGGCGATGAACATGACGCTGCACGGCGTCGAAAACGCCAATGTCACCAACCGCGACAGCCTCGCCCAGGATCATGCCGCCGACGCCGGGGCTTATTCGCTGGTGTTGGCGAATCCGCCTTTCGCGGGATCGCTGGATTATGAATCGACGGCCAAAGACCTTCAGCAGATCGTCAAGACCAAAAAGACCGAATTGTTGTTTCTGGCGTTGTTTTTGCGGCTGTTGAAGGTCGGCGGTCGGGCGGCGGTGATCGTGCCGGATGGGGTGTTGTTCGGCTCGTCCAAGGCGCATCGGGAATTGCGGCGGATGCTGGTTGAGGAGCACAAGCTGGATGCGGTGGTCAAGCTGCCGTCCGGCGTGTTTCGCCCGTATGCGGGCGTATCGACCGCTATTCTGTTGTTCACGAAAACCGGTGTCGGCGGCACCGATCAGGTTTGGTTTTACGATCTGCAAGCTGATGGGTTTTCTTTGGATGATAAGCGGAATCCATTGTTGCCAGCGGAGAAACTGGGGCCGATTCCTACCGAGGCGTTGAGCGTTGAGGAACATGTTAAAAATAATCTGCCGGATGTGTTGGCGCGTTGGCGGCAGCGGGCCGGTAGCGAGCGCGAGAACCCGCGCACGGGGCAGAGTTTTTGCGTGCCCAAAGCCGAGATTGCTGCGACCGGCGGTTATGATCTTTCACTGAATCGCTATCGAGAGGTCGAACACGAGGAGCAAAATCATGATGCACCTGCGGATATTATTCGGGAGCTTCGGGAAATTGAGGAGGAGATTTTAAAAGGACTGAAACAAATTGAGGAGATACTGGGGTGA
- a CDS encoding restriction endonuclease subunit S, with amino-acid sequence MKSGWRKIHFEDVVSDETGGNVKSPQGDFQSSGLYPIIDQGKSFVAGYTNDKHRLCKSKIPVILFGDHTKCFKYIDFPFCLGADGTKILRPKIEAHEKYLFYFLQTIPMPEAGYSRHFKYLKDSEIVLPPIQEQKRIAAILDQADALRRLRQRAIDRLNMLGQAIFYEMFGDPATNPKSWPIVTIKELTASTQYGTSSKAGDVGNFPILRMGNINESGAFDYSSLKYIDLSALDIEKYTVRDGDILFNRTNSPDLVGKTGVYRGNSIYAFAGYLVRLRVNEKAVPEYVGIYLNSPFGKKILRNMCKTIIGMANINAKELLTIPVPLGAKSCKDD; translated from the coding sequence GTGAAATCAGGTTGGAGAAAAATTCATTTTGAGGATGTTGTATCAGATGAAACAGGTGGTAATGTAAAATCCCCCCAAGGTGATTTTCAATCTAGTGGTTTATACCCAATCATTGATCAAGGTAAAAGCTTTGTTGCTGGATACACTAATGATAAACACCGGCTTTGCAAATCAAAAATACCTGTAATTTTATTTGGCGATCATACCAAATGCTTTAAATATATCGATTTTCCTTTTTGTTTAGGAGCTGATGGAACAAAAATTCTCCGTCCAAAAATAGAAGCACATGAGAAATATTTATTCTATTTTCTCCAGACGATTCCTATGCCAGAGGCTGGTTATAGTCGTCATTTTAAATACTTAAAAGACTCTGAAATTGTTCTGCCCCCTATACAAGAGCAAAAACGCATCGCCGCAATTCTTGATCAAGCTGATGCGTTGCGAAGGCTGCGCCAGCGCGCCATTGACCGCCTCAACATGCTTGGGCAGGCGATTTTTTATGAGATGTTTGGTGATCCTGCTACTAATCCAAAAAGTTGGCCTATAGTAACTATAAAAGAGCTAACTGCATCAACCCAATACGGTACAAGCTCCAAAGCGGGCGATGTTGGTAATTTTCCCATTCTGCGGATGGGTAACATTAATGAATCTGGAGCTTTCGATTATTCAAGCCTGAAATACATCGACCTATCCGCTTTAGATATTGAAAAATACACCGTCCGAGATGGCGATATACTTTTCAATCGAACAAATAGCCCTGATCTCGTTGGTAAAACAGGAGTTTATCGAGGAAATTCAATATATGCCTTTGCTGGTTATCTGGTCAGACTAAGAGTTAATGAAAAGGCAGTTCCTGAATATGTAGGAATATATCTAAATAGCCCATTCGGAAAAAAGATTTTACGAAATATGTGTAAGACTATTATTGGAATGGCAAATATAAACGCAAAGGAATTGCTTACAATCCCTGTTCCTTTGGGAGCGAAATCGTGCAAAGACGACTGA
- a CDS encoding type II toxin-antitoxin system HicB family antitoxin, whose product MQRRLTAIIERESDGYVSLCPELDIASQGNTVQEARDNLQEALELFFETASPGEIQQRFHEEVYITQLEIAIG is encoded by the coding sequence GTGCAAAGACGACTGACTGCAATTATTGAACGAGAAAGCGACGGCTACGTTTCGCTCTGTCCCGAACTCGATATCGCCAGCCAGGGCAATACGGTTCAAGAGGCGCGAGACAATCTTCAAGAAGCGCTGGAACTATTTTTTGAAACCGCCTCACCTGGAGAAATTCAGCAGCGCTTTCACGAAGAGGTCTACATCACCCAGTTAGAGATCGCCATTGGGTAA
- a CDS encoding type II toxin-antitoxin system HicA family toxin — translation MGKLRILSGQEVCAILARHGFVEARQRGSQIAMQKRLADSTITVPVPNHSEIRIGTLQSIIRQSGIPRSEFEA, via the coding sequence TTGGGTAAGCTGCGTATTTTATCCGGCCAGGAAGTTTGCGCCATCTTGGCTCGCCATGGTTTTGTGGAAGCGCGTCAACGCGGCAGTCAGATCGCCATGCAAAAACGGCTTGCGGATTCAACGATCACCGTACCCGTACCCAATCATTCGGAAATCCGCATCGGTACGCTTCAATCCATCATCCGGCAGTCTGGCATTCCCAGGAGCGAATTCGAGGCATGA
- a CDS encoding efflux RND transporter permease subunit — protein MNVSAWSIRNPVAAAMLFVLLSLAGLAAFQAMKVQNMPDMDLPTINITAALPGATPGQLENEVARKLENSIATVQGLKHIYTTIGDGSVLMMVEFRLEKPPQEALDDVRSAVARVRGDLPGDLRDPIINKLDFASQPVLAFSIASQKLNDEELSWFVDNDITKRLLTVPGVGAVARVGGVNREVRVALDPARMQALGITAAEVSRQLRQVQTESAGGRMNLGEGEQPVRTLATVASADGLRALRLALPDGRGIQLDQIATIEDTFAEPRSAASLNGKPVVGFEVTRSRGASEIEVGAGVRQALQAMREARPDLAITEAFDFVTLVEEEYHNSLHMLLEGSLLAVLVVWLFLRDLRATLVSAVALPMSMLPALIGMHWVFGFSINGVTLLAMSLVIGILVDDAIVEVENIVRHLHMGKTPYEAAMEAADEIGLAVIATTFTLIAVFLPTAFMSGIAGKFFKQFGWTASLAVFASLVVARMLTPMMAAYWIKPTSDLVHVPRWLLIYQRWAAWCVRHRLLTVIGSGLFFIGSIMLIPLLPQGFIPPDDNSQTQVYLELTPGSTLKETQAVAEQTRQRLIGLEHVKSVYTTIGGGSAGGDPFAPAGNAEVRKATLTIQLSPRGQRPRKQDVEKDIRAALASLPGVRSKVGLGGSGEKYILVLQGDDAQALLGAARAVERDLRQIPGLGSITSTASLVRPEIAVRPDFARAADLGVTSSAMADTLRVATLGDYDAQLPKLNLPQRQIPIVVKLDDKARNDLDTLSRLPVPGAKGPVPLGQVAALSYSGGPAIINRYDRSRNVNLEIELSGVPLGDVVAAAKELPAIENLPPGVRVVEVGDAEVMGELFASFGLAMLTGVLCIYIVLVLLFKQLLHPVTILAALPLSLGGAFIGLLLTNKSFSMPSLIGLIMLMGIATKNSILLVEYAIVARRDHGLSRFDALMDAGLKRARPIVMTTLAMGAGMLPIAVGWGGADESFRSPMAIAVIGGLITSTFLSLLVVPAFFTYVDDIAQWWARLRGTSAEARSEPYPG, from the coding sequence ATGAACGTCTCCGCTTGGTCCATCCGTAACCCGGTCGCCGCCGCGATGCTGTTCGTTCTGCTCTCCTTGGCGGGGCTGGCCGCGTTTCAGGCCATGAAGGTGCAAAACATGCCCGACATGGACTTGCCCACCATCAACATCACCGCCGCCCTGCCCGGCGCGACGCCCGGCCAGTTGGAAAACGAAGTCGCCCGCAAGCTGGAAAACAGCATCGCCACCGTGCAGGGCCTCAAGCACATCTACACCACCATCGGCGACGGCTCGGTGCTGATGATGGTGGAATTTCGTTTGGAAAAACCGCCGCAGGAAGCGCTGGACGACGTGCGTTCGGCGGTGGCGCGGGTGCGCGGCGACTTGCCGGGCGATTTGCGTGATCCCATCATCAACAAGCTCGATTTCGCCAGCCAGCCGGTGCTGGCCTTCAGCATCGCCTCGCAAAAGCTGAACGACGAGGAACTGTCGTGGTTCGTCGATAACGACATCACCAAACGGCTGCTGACGGTGCCGGGCGTCGGCGCGGTCGCGCGGGTCGGCGGGGTCAACCGCGAGGTGCGGGTGGCGCTCGATCCGGCGCGGATGCAAGCGCTCGGCATCACCGCCGCCGAGGTCTCGCGCCAGTTGCGTCAGGTCCAAACCGAAAGCGCCGGCGGGCGGATGAATTTGGGCGAGGGCGAGCAACCGGTTCGCACCTTGGCGACCGTCGCGTCCGCCGACGGACTGCGCGCGTTGCGCCTCGCGCTGCCCGACGGGCGCGGCATTCAACTCGATCAGATCGCCACCATCGAAGACACCTTCGCCGAACCGCGCTCGGCGGCGTCCTTGAACGGCAAGCCGGTGGTCGGTTTTGAAGTGACGCGCAGCCGGGGCGCGAGCGAAATCGAGGTCGGCGCGGGCGTGCGCCAAGCGCTACAAGCGATGCGCGAGGCGCGGCCCGATCTGGCGATCACCGAAGCCTTCGATTTCGTCACCCTGGTGGAGGAGGAATACCACAACTCCCTGCACATGCTGCTGGAAGGGTCTTTGTTGGCGGTGCTGGTGGTCTGGCTGTTCTTGCGCGATCTCCGCGCCACCCTGGTCTCCGCCGTGGCGCTGCCGATGTCGATGTTGCCCGCGTTGATCGGGATGCACTGGGTTTTTGGATTTTCGATCAACGGCGTCACCCTGCTCGCCATGTCGCTGGTGATCGGCATTCTGGTGGACGACGCGATTGTGGAAGTGGAAAACATCGTGCGTCACCTGCACATGGGCAAGACCCCGTATGAAGCGGCGATGGAAGCGGCCGACGAAATCGGCTTGGCGGTGATCGCCACCACCTTCACCCTGATCGCGGTGTTTCTGCCGACCGCCTTCATGAGCGGCATCGCCGGGAAGTTCTTCAAACAGTTCGGTTGGACCGCCTCGCTGGCGGTGTTCGCCTCGCTGGTGGTGGCGCGGATGCTGACCCCGATGATGGCGGCCTATTGGATCAAACCGACCTCTGATCTGGTCCATGTGCCGCGCTGGCTGCTCATCTACCAGCGCTGGGCGGCCTGGTGCGTGCGCCATCGGCTGCTGACCGTGATCGGATCGGGACTGTTTTTCATCGGCTCGATTATGCTGATCCCGCTGCTACCGCAAGGCTTCATTCCGCCGGACGACAATTCACAAACCCAGGTTTATCTGGAACTCACCCCCGGCTCGACCCTGAAGGAGACCCAGGCGGTGGCCGAACAAACCCGCCAGCGGCTGATCGGGCTGGAGCACGTTAAAAGCGTTTACACCACCATCGGCGGCGGCAGCGCGGGCGGCGATCCGTTCGCGCCCGCCGGTAACGCCGAAGTGCGCAAGGCGACGCTGACCATCCAACTCAGCCCGCGCGGCCAACGCCCGCGCAAGCAAGACGTGGAAAAAGACATCCGCGCCGCGCTGGCGAGCCTGCCGGGCGTGCGCAGCAAAGTTGGGTTGGGCGGATCGGGCGAAAAATACATTCTGGTGTTGCAAGGCGACGATGCCCAGGCGTTGCTCGGCGCGGCGCGGGCGGTGGAGCGCGACCTGCGGCAAATCCCCGGCTTGGGCAGCATCACCAGTACCGCCAGCCTGGTGCGTCCGGAGATCGCGGTGCGGCCCGATTTCGCCCGTGCCGCCGATCTGGGCGTGACCAGCAGCGCGATGGCCGACACGCTGCGGGTGGCGACCTTGGGCGACTACGACGCGCAACTGCCCAAGCTCAATTTGCCGCAGCGCCAAATCCCCATCGTGGTCAAGCTCGACGACAAGGCCCGCAACGATCTGGACACGCTGTCGCGGCTGCCGGTGCCGGGCGCGAAAGGGCCGGTGCCGCTGGGTCAAGTCGCCGCCCTGAGCTACAGCGGCGGCCCGGCGATCATCAACCGCTACGACCGCTCCCGCAACGTCAATCTGGAAATCGAACTGTCCGGCGTGCCGCTGGGCGATGTGGTCGCCGCCGCCAAGGAATTGCCCGCGATCGAGAATCTGCCGCCCGGCGTGCGGGTGGTGGAAGTCGGCGACGCCGAGGTGATGGGCGAGTTGTTCGCCAGCTTCGGTCTGGCCATGCTGACCGGCGTGTTGTGCATCTACATCGTGCTGGTGCTGCTGTTCAAGCAACTGCTGCATCCGGTCACCATCCTGGCGGCGCTGCCGCTGTCGCTGGGCGGCGCGTTCATCGGCCTGCTGCTGACCAATAAGAGTTTCTCGATGCCGTCCTTGATTGGCCTGATCATGCTGATGGGCATCGCCACCAAGAACTCAATCCTGTTGGTGGAATACGCCATCGTGGCGCGGCGCGACCACGGGCTGTCGCGCTTCGACGCCTTGATGGACGCCGGCCTCAAGCGGGCGCGGCCCATCGTGATGACCACCCTGGCGATGGGCGCGGGCATGTTGCCGATTGCGGTGGGCTGGGGCGGAGCCGACGAAAGCTTCCGCTCGCCGATGGCGATCGCGGTGATCGGCGGCCTGATCACCTCGACGTTTCTCAGCCTGCTGGTGGTTCCGGCCTTCTTTACCTACGTGGACGATATAGCGCAGTGGTGGGCTCGGCTGCGGGGTACATCCGCCGAAGCTCGATCGGAACCCTATCCCGGTTAG